In one Tachysurus fulvidraco isolate hzauxx_2018 chromosome 16, HZAU_PFXX_2.0, whole genome shotgun sequence genomic region, the following are encoded:
- the LOC125138984 gene encoding piggyBac transposable element-derived protein 3-like, which translates to MDRRRYMDANQALAFFEAMQDDEYSGEESFLTDEELHYQDGLDPAEDRDNEEDTSPPTQARQESSDSSAVEGPSTSAAAPQPSTSAAAPQQLPGLGWLQSRSRGRASSRSRSGSLRGQQSPESTRSRSRSPQPAAPTPSWNSESQPDIPPVPTSTPLDLFKLFVSDSAATTLCNNTNTNAAKNVASGKKCSWKNFTVEEFFKYLGLTFFFALVRLTNIQDYWRTNTIFSQQFPHSVMARDRYQVISWNIHMSDPDEDVYNDRKRGTPAYDRLFRLKPLLDDIKYACRAFYHPRQNLSLDERMVATKSHTGMTQYMKAKPTKWGFKLFVLADSSIGYTLDFAVYRGKSVFVSGVGLAYDSVMSLMNKSSLGSGYNVYVDNFYSSPKLFMDLYSMNFGACGTYRDNRRGCPCTTTNSMTKKDPRGTIRWIRDNPLVFVKWMDTREVSVCSTIHPAFSGNTVQRRVRTQDGGWDTKSIPCPTPVTEYNKHMGSVGLSDQLIQYYSVHHKTMRWYRTLFYHFLDIAATNSYLLHKKQQRSSNSP; encoded by the exons ATGGATCGTCGGAGATATATGGACGCAAATCAAGCGCTGGCCTTTTTTGAAGCCATGCAGGATGATGAATATTCAGGAGAAGAGAGCTTTTTGACTGATGAGGAACTCCATTACCAGGATGGTCTAGACCCCGCTGAAGA tCGTGATAATGAAGAAGACACCAGCCCACCCACCCAAGCCAGACAGGAAAGCTCCGATTCTTCCGCTGTGGAGGGCCCTTCCACTTCTGCTGCAGCACCCCAGCCTTCCACTTCTGCTGCAGCACCCCAACAGCTGCCAGGACTAGGATGGCTGCAGTCACGGTCACGAGGGAGAGCGTCGTCAAGATCCAGATCCGGCAGCTTGAGGGGTCAGCAGAGTCCTGAATCCACTAGGTCGAGATCTAGATCACCACAGCCAGCAGCCCCAACTCCATCATGGAACAGTGAGAGTCAGCCAGACATCCCACCAGTGCCCACATCCACACCATTGGACCTTTTCAAACTTTTTGTCAGTGACAGTGCAGCAACCACTTTgtgtaataacacaaacacaaacgctgCAAAAAACGTTGCCAGTGGCAAAAAATGTTCCTGGAAAAACTTCACTGTTGAAgaatttttcaaatatttaggACTGACTTTCTTTTTTGCACTGGTGAGACTGACAAATATCCAGGACTACTGGAGGACAAATACAATTTTCAGCCAACAGTTTCCCCACTCAGTGATGGCACGTGACAGGTATCAGGTCATTTCCTGGAACATCCACATGAGCGACCCTGATGAAGATGTCTACAACGACCGGAAGAGAGGGACACCAGCTTATGACCGGCTGTTTCGTCTGAAGCCCCTTTTAGATGACATCAAATATGCGTGCAGAGCATTTTATCACCCACGGCAGAACCTTTCATTGGATGAGAGGATGGTGGCAACAAAGTCTCACACTGGCATGACGCAATATATGAAGGCGAAGCCAACTAAGTGGGGCTTCAAACTTTTTGTGCTGGCAGACAGCAGCATTGGTTACACTTTAGACTTTGCTGTATACAGGGGGaagtctgtgtttgtttctggtgTAGGACTGGCATACGACTCCGTTATGTCCCTCATGAACAAATCATCCCTAGGGAGTGGCTACAATGTGTATGTAGACAACTTCTACTCAAGTCCAAAGCTATTCATGGATCTCTACAGCATGAACTTTGGAGCATGTGGCACCTACAGGGACAACAGACGAGGATGCCCCTGCACAACCACAAATTCCATGACCAAAAAGGATCCTAGGGGCACCATCAGGTGGATTCGTGACAACCCTCTGGTTTTTGTAAAGTGGATGGACACTCGGGAAGTCTCTGTCTGCTCCACAATTCACCCGGCCTTCTCTGGCAACACAGTTCAGAGAAGGGTAAGAACTCAGGATGGAGGCTGGGACACCAAATCCATTCCATGCCCAACCCCTGTCACTGAGTACAACAAGCATATGGGAAGTGTTGGTCTTTCTGATCAACTCATCCAATACTACTCCGTTCACCATAAAACAATGAGATGGTACAGGACATTGTTTTACCATTTTTTGGACATTGCTGCGACCAACAGCTACTTACTTCACAAGAAGCAGCAGAGAAGCAGCAACAGCCCATGA